A DNA window from bacterium contains the following coding sequences:
- a CDS encoding IS1595 family transposase, with translation MRKSRLSWGKQERLIEHFVAGTTART, from the coding sequence ATGAGAAAGAGCAGGCTAAGCTGGGGCAAGCAAGAGCGGTTGATCGAGCACTTTGTAGCCGGGACTACAGCAAGGACAG